Proteins found in one Zea mays cultivar B73 chromosome 1, Zm-B73-REFERENCE-NAM-5.0, whole genome shotgun sequence genomic segment:
- the LOC103644829 gene encoding WEB family protein At3g02930, chloroplastic, with amino-acid sequence MLRSEGSNSNQKQPSNGRATSAHRVSRPSKPASKPADRAPSGPSPLQHHAASRTHLNRSSASIDLTPTTKPSPGGAAGRRSFKAPPASRSSSTTDRQQPRAARTSELQPQQLTLLQEDLKNARDHLASLENDRAQILEELAVSKCLAADAYGKLEDLLVAQRRAEEALELERFKSTEREQAAIDLAQRTEDEWQRKYDSVRTRHAEDVASLVATTRELEAVRDELAATAQAKESALNQADELQEIANGKAEKVEVLTAELARLKSRLDTELENKAKEAAKVVERLESEASALRGELRKAKEFEEKLAKAERAVDGLKRAEADASRSAQEWKSKAGSLETRLEAASQLNKRNEESLASLTNSFEDCTSMLQDKQSQLLQLVSKVATLEKEASEYKERFLETSRRLEVAAEEACELRAATDGLRSEQQLLHEAHRQAVGAEKTASARVGHLTEGNNKLLMELANTREERDKAKKAIEDLAAALREVSSEASEAKERVLAKQAELDSAQLQMSELKAAMKNAEEMYQLRIGEPNYETECLRKTIERMGSEAKISKDDWVSKEAGFVDMLKRSDDGISSVQLEMNRLTESLRAAENQVQELGAHKTQLLSKLQEFEVQATNTEEEAKAESAHLKDLLSSKDKELLALNHELAELRLRESAALEKASEVSKLLREITARKAVVEESTDKSKALLTKLEMDSVLESLKATEGEAKAAKEEKAQLQNRLRLLESKITEANLTSEEAKVSSLRLKETLEDRERQLASIVQENREVRAREAAAQAKIDELATLLAQATTWKGGEPLNGAVTRSPEKQPSVLLKLICSPAHHNVRDDDGNNAEITQNQKEDIKHVEMETVRQAKHEKEGDVSLSASAVDANPLENSMIVEDDLSKERDEGSESSDDDDAESAGDDALVDQMNGLLIHGPTSSFSRDQQHVQKKKKRALLKKFGSLLKKKAHFTKLSSQSHS; translated from the exons ATGCT TCGAAGCGAAGGTTCCAATTCCAACCAGAAACAACCGTCCAACGGCAGGGCTACGTCGGCACATCGTGTCAGCAGGCCCTCAAAACCTGCAAGCAAGCCAGCGGATCGCGCGCCTTCTGGCCCTTCTCCATTGCAGCACCATGCTGCCAGCAGGACCCATCTCAACAGGTCCTCGGCGTCCATCGACCTGACGCCGACGACGAAGCCATCGCCTGGAGGAGCGGCAGGACGCCGATCCTTCAAGGCGCCGCCGGCGTCCCGGAGCAGTAGCACTACCGAT AGACAACAGCCGAGGGCTGCGAGGACGTCCGAGCTGCAGCCGCAGCAGCTGACCCTCCTGCAGGAGGACCTCAAGAACGCGAGGGACCACCTGGCCTCCCTCGAGAATGACAGGGCTCAGATCCTCGAGGAGCTGGCCGTCTCCAAGTGCCTCGCCGCCGACGCCTACGGCAAGCTGGAGGACTTGCTGGTCGCGCAGCGGCGGGCCGAGGAGGCGCTGGAGCTCGAGAGGTTCAAGTCCACGGAGCGCGAGCAGGCTGCCATCGACCTGGCGCAGAGGACGGAAGACGAGTGGCAGAGGAAGTACGACAGCGTCAGGACGCGCCACGCCGAGGACGTCGCCTCCCTCGTCGCCACGACCAGGGAGCTCGAGGCCGTCAGGGACGAGCTGGCCGCCACCGCGCAGGCCAAAGAATCGGCTCTAAACCAGGCGGACGAGCTGCAGGAGATCGCCAACGGCAAAGCGGAGAAGGTGGAGGTCCTGACGGCTGAACTGGCCCGCCTCAAGTCCCGGCTCGACACCGAGCTGGAGAACAAAGCCAAAGAAGCCGCGAAAGTCGTCGAGAGGCTGGAGTCTGAAGCTTCCGCGTTGAGGGGCGAGCTCCGCAAGGCCAAGGAGTTCGAGGAGAAGCTCGCCAAAGCGGAACGGGCGGTGGACGGGCTCAAGAGGGCGGAAGCGGACGCCAGCCGGTCGGCGCAGGAGTGGAAGAGCAAGGCGGGGTCGTTGGAGACTCGCCTCGAAGCCGCCTCGCAGCTGAACAAACGCAACGAGGAGTCGCTGGCGTCACTGACCAACAGCTTTGAGGACTGCACGTCCATGCTCCAGGACAAACAGTCACAGCTCCTCCAGCTCGTGAGCAAGGTGGCAACCCTGGAGAAGGAAGCTAGCGAGTACAAGGAACGTTTCCTCGAGACCAGCAGGCGCCTCGAGGTCGCAGCAGAGGAAGCGTGCGAGCTACGTGCGGCCACTGATGGACTGAGGTCTGAACAACAGCTGCTGCACGAGGCGCATCGACAAGCCGTCGGCGCCGAGAAGACAGCGAGCGCGCGGGTTGGCCACCTCACCGAAGGCAATAACAAGCTGCTCATGGAGCTTGCCAACACCAGAGAAGAGAGGGACAAGGCGAAGAAGGCCATCGAGGATTTGGCGGCCGCGCTACGTGAAGTGTCGTCAGAGGCAAGCGAGGCCAAGGAAAGGGTCCTTGCGAAGCAGGCAGAGCTAGACAGTGCCCAGCTTCAGATGTCAGAACTGAAGGCGGCGATGAAGAACGCAGAGGAAATGTACCAGTTAAGGATAGGCGAACCGAACTACGAGACTGAATGCCTCAGGAAGACGATCGAGAGGATGGGTTCGGAGGCCAAGATTTCGAAGGATGATTGGGTATCGAAAGAGGCCGGGTTTGTTGATATGCTCAAGAGATCTGATGATGGAATTAGCTCTGTCCAGCTGGAAATGAACAGGCTTACAGAGTCTCTGAGAGCTGCAGAGAACCAAGTGCAGGAGCTCGGGGCACATAAGACCCAGCTGCTCAGTAAGCTGCAGGAATTCGAAGTCCAGGCAACGAATACTGAAGAAGAAGCGAAGGCAGAGAGCGCGCACCTCAAAGACCTTCTGTCCTCCAAGGACAAGGAGCTGCTTGCTCTGAATCATGAACTCGCCGAGCTGCGACTAAGAGAGAGCGCCGCACTAGAGAAAGCCAGCGAGGTCTCCAAGTTGCTCAGAGAGATAACAGCGAGAAAGGCCGTGGTGGAAGAAAGCACTGACAAGTCCAAGGCCCTGCTCACCAAGCTGGAAATGGACAGTGTGCTCGAATCACTGAAAGCCACGGAGGGCGAAGCGAAGGCTGCCAAGGAGGAGAAGGCGCAGCTGCAGAACAGGCTGAGGCTGCTCGAGTCCAAGATCACCGAGGCCAACCTGACCTCGGAGGAGGCAAAGGTCAGCAGCCTGAGGTTGAAGGAGACGCTGGAAGACAGGGAGCGCCAGCTGGCGAGCATTGTACAGGAGAACAGAGAGGTGCGGGCAAGAGAAGCGGCTGCTCAGGCCAAGATCGACGAGCTCGCCACGCTGCTGGCACAAGCCACCACCTGGAAAGGAGGAGAGCCATTGAACGGGGCGGTCACGAGGAGCCCGGAGAAGCAGCCGAGCGTGCTCCTGAAGCTCATCTGCTCGCCGGCCCATCATAATGTCCGAGACGACGACGGGAACAATGCCGAGATCACCCAAAACCAAAAGGAGGACATCAAGCACGTTGAGATGGAGACGGTCAGGCAAGCGAAGCATGAGAAGGAAGGCGATGTATCACTATCAGCATCAGCAGTGGACGCCAACCCTTTGGAGAACAGCATGATCGTAGAGGACGACCTGTCTAAAGAGAGGGACGAGGGTTCCGAGTCGAGTGACGATGACGATGCTGAGTCAGCGGGGGACGATGCGCTCGTGGATCAGATGAACGGACTGCTGATCCATGGCCCCACATCGTCGTTCAGCCGGGATCAGCAGCACgtccagaagaagaagaagagggctCTCCTGAAGAAATTTGGGAGCCTACTGAAGAAGAAAGCTCACTTCACTAAGCTGAGCAGTCAATCTCACTCCTAG